In Rutidosis leptorrhynchoides isolate AG116_Rl617_1_P2 chromosome 2, CSIRO_AGI_Rlap_v1, whole genome shotgun sequence, one genomic interval encodes:
- the LOC139893794 gene encoding U11/U12 small nuclear ribonucleoprotein 25 kDa protein-like isoform X1: MAEPTSSSAKEDEILALEYNTTNVKKAKLNSTLAALLDDPVLSDVPRKPSLSDVDTLISLELGSAMRVSVLKLDGTSFDVAVMNSATVKDLKLAVKKKVNEMEQSKMGHRHISWFVL; encoded by the exons ATGGCTGAACCAACATCGAGTAGTGCAAAAGAGGATGAGATTTTGGCCCTTGAGTACAACACAACCAATGTCAAGAAAGCAAAGCTAAATTCAACACTAGCTGCACTTCTCGATGATCCTGTACTTTCAGATGTACCAAGAAAGCCGAGTTTATCAGATGTTGACACACTAATCAGCTTGGAACTCGGAAGTGCTATGCGTGTTTCTGTGCTTAAGTTGGATGGTACATCTTTTG ATGTTGCAGTGATGAATTCTGCAACAGTTAAGGATTTGAAACTTGCTGTCAAGAAAAAAGTCAACGAAATGGAGCAGTCAAAGATGGGTCATCGCCACATTTCTTGGTTCGTTCTTTAG
- the LOC139893794 gene encoding U11/U12 small nuclear ribonucleoprotein 25 kDa protein-like isoform X2, whose product MAEPTSSSAKEDEILALEYNTTNVKKAKLNSTLAALLDDPVLSDVPRKPSLSDVDTLISLELGSAMRVSVLKLDGTSFDVAVMNSATVKDLKLAVKKKVNEMEQSKMGHRHIS is encoded by the exons ATGGCTGAACCAACATCGAGTAGTGCAAAAGAGGATGAGATTTTGGCCCTTGAGTACAACACAACCAATGTCAAGAAAGCAAAGCTAAATTCAACACTAGCTGCACTTCTCGATGATCCTGTACTTTCAGATGTACCAAGAAAGCCGAGTTTATCAGATGTTGACACACTAATCAGCTTGGAACTCGGAAGTGCTATGCGTGTTTCTGTGCTTAAGTTGGATGGTACATCTTTTG ATGTTGCAGTGATGAATTCTGCAACAGTTAAGGATTTGAAACTTGCTGTCAAGAAAAAAGTCAACGAAATGGAGCAGTCAAAGATGGGTCATCGCCACATTTCTTG A